The Gouania willdenowi chromosome 5, fGouWil2.1, whole genome shotgun sequence sequence gaaaaaaaaaatcacaaatattacttttaatgtggttaaaagtaataataataataataataataataatttttaaacgtGGCTTTGTTGCTGAGCGTTTATTTCCGCATGGCCAACTTAAATCTGTGCCCCATGGATGCAGGGTGGACTGGGAGGAGAAGCTGGTTGGTATTTCCGGTAGCTGTCAGTGTCCAATGGTGGAGGcttttgagggttttgtgtattttccaaaCTGCCGTCTAACGgcttgtgggcggggcctgtaGCAGGGACAGGAAGCTGAGCGGTCAGGGCGGGGCCGGAGCACATCCTGTTTCTCACAGCCTGCTCATCACTGCAAACGTGGCCGCTAGTGCAAAAGTTAGCAAGAAAAGTTTCGTCAGGCTTGCAGAACTCTCTAACCGTCAGTGAAGTTTAACCAGAGGGACTGCTAAGAGGTATCGACAGTGTTGTggttgtttttagttgttaGCCGGGTTTCTTAGTCGAACACAGAGTAGATTGGAGCGTCAGTCTCGTCAGCATGGCAGAAGATAAAACTCCGTCCTTTGAGATGACCTGGGGAAGCTCCACCAGCAGTGGATACTGCAGCGACTCGGATTCAGACTCTGAATTCGAGCAGTATTTCACCGCCCGGACGTCCTTCTTTCCCAAAGCCCGCAAAGCCGCCTCAGGCTCCGGGTCAAGCTGCGGCTCTGGCTCTGGCTCCGGCTCCAACACCAGCACCGGGGTGAAGAAGGTGAGAGGGAACCACTGAGCTTTAAGAAGCACCAGAGAATGAAATCTCAGCATAAACATACACGTTATTTGACTTGTCAACCtcaatttattgttttatggGGTTCAAGTTTCAACAGAGTTTGTAAAATAGTTGTGTTTGTGTCGAACTGTCAAACATCCATGTCTGCAGTGTCAGTAGATGGGCTGGAGTGCTGGTtcctcttttcttctttttcaaagAAAACCCTTGAGAAGAAAATTGAGATGTTAAATctcactaaaaaaacaaacaaccaaaGACAGATTAgagtttgtgtgtatgtgtgtgtatgggcTGATACTGTTATTGTCTAAGGATGTGCAGACACTTGCTCCCTAGTATGTATAACAACTATAATGGCTTTGTTGCATTTAACTCTACACATACAATACAACATGCGTTGTGAAGAGTAATGGCCTTCTTCAGTTCGATTAAATGCACAGACATCATTAAGGGCTAATACAACTACCTCATTTCTTTTTATGGTTATTTAATCTTCACTTGTTCCATCCATGCAGTTTCTTTTCAGCTTTTTGTACTTCCTGTCTGTCATAACCTAATAACAAGTCATTCATGAGTATTGTTTGTAGTATGTTTTTCTGTGTCTAGTGCTGTTTTGATAcagttttgcttctttttgcaGTTCTGTGTCACTTTCTAGACAAATGCTGCCTTTGGTAGCTTGTTCCTCTTCCTACTGATTTTAAGATCATATcccattttatattttaaatgcgAGGGTCAGAAACATAATTCATTCTTCTTTATACTATTgtttaattgagttttttttacattccatTTTCCACATtgggtgtgttttctttttttttggtaagcAATGTACTTGATGATTTGTGCGTTTCCTGGTCATGTTTCAGGTATTGTTGTAAgggtttgttttctgtttctttaTGTCTGTTTTGGGTGATTTGTTCAGGTTGTTTCTCTGTCTTTGTTGCCCTTTCTAACATCTGCCATGTCATTAGTGTTTCATGTCACTGTTGCTCTTATTGACCTTCTCTGGTCCCTTGTTTCTGTTCCCTGTTGTCTTGTAACGCTCTTTTACTCTTGGGCGTATcttgtttgttgctaaatgccTAAAGCCCTCAGCTGATTTCAACACCGGTTCAACTcagatgatgttttttttttttttttgacgcaCTTATAAATGAATATCAGGTTCCCACCACTAATCAACCTGTTTGGCAGGTTTTAAAATGTAGCTTTTTCTCAGTTTCCAATGAGTCATGGTGACATGTTTTGGGTTTGTTCCTTATACTACGTGTgtcactcacaaacacacacacaaacacacccacttGGTGTCAGTTTTCCTTACAATGATGAACACATACTACAGATTACTGCAAAAACATTTGGTCCCCACCCTCTGGTGACTGCTATTGATTCGACTATTGATTTCCTAACAATTTCACATTAACTTTACAGCCCTTCAATTTGCCTGAGGATTCcctgtattgattttttttactgcctAACATCTGCCCAACGTCTATTAACATAATCTTTAATGAGTTTAATGGAGGAAATATACTGTGTTAGAAAGGTTGACATAGAAGGATGCATATACTTGATATGTATCTATAAATCTTGTGCTTTTACACTGATTATGCTGGTGAAAGGAGACTGGTAATTAGGATGTTAGAAGCATGTGCATGGCTGAAACATGACTGGGATTGTGCGGTTGATGAGGCAGCTGACTTCACAGGATATGCCTGCACCACAAGGGAGGCCATTGTCTCTCACTAGTGACTTAGCCCTGGAGTGTTGgctatttttaaatgaataccAAGTTAAGGAATGCACTGCAGATCCATTGGGTCTCAGTCATCGCAAACAGCTGCACGTTGTACAAACTTGGAGCCGTTTCCTCCCATCCTCCCCTCCTCTTTGGGCCTCTTACACCCAGAGATCAGAGCAGCTGAAGAGGATTGGACAGagctgacatcatcagctttgcTGCGTTGTGAGGAAGTGTGAAGTCTGATGCAACTACCGCTTGCTATCAGAAATGTGACAAACAACTTCATATAGTTGTGTACTCCGAGTAGTGTCATTAAACTGGTTTAGTTTTACTGATTGATGAGCATAGATAACCAAGTTGAACACTTCAACAAATATGTGTTAAATCTTCATTAGAAACCAAACTTGAGTCATCAATAaggaaaaaatgttaaaaggggAATGAGGATTGATATCcaactttaaaacaaacatatttttcttttgagTCTTTAATCTTTTCCTAACTGAATATTGTGCTTTAGCTAAACACTGCCACCTGGTGGTCTAACTCTGTaactgctgtttcctgcaggaTGAACAAATTGAATTGGGCAAACAGGAACTCTCCACTGCAGAAATCCAACAGAAGGTGAAGGAATATAATGCTCAGATCAACAGCAACCTGTTCATGAACATGGTGAGTAAGAATGAGAAATAACAAAGAAgtgcattttattattgcattatAATTAAGAAAGCGCAGAAGTGAAAATTCTTGACCGAAAATCAAAGTTCTTGATGAAATTCAGCTTCttagctttatttattatttattatccaagcaTGTCCTTGTAGACGTACACAGAGCGTGTGCGTCACTCTATGTGCTCCATGTGCTTTGATTACAGCGTGGATCTTTTCTTATATGCACTGGTTTAATTTGAACTCCATCCCAGTACTGATCTACATAACGTGTACCAAGTACAGTCATGATAAAGTCCAGAAGATCTCTGAGAAACATGCGCTCACAGAGTCAGAAACAGGATGCTATCGATGCGCAGCCACGCGTCAGCCACGCTGCCTTGCTATGTAGTAAGTgttgctacaccactttaggtaaaataagtaaaaagactgtgtgactaaaataacttttcagcctttttgtttgatgttaattgtacttggaaccagtttgatattAAATTTCttacatagttaaaaaaaaaaaaaggtttgaaaagTACCCTGACTTAAATGACcttttatcccttttttccatttagggcgatgcttttaagtaggtgaattggtttgttttattggtaaataacttgaaaatagTCTAAATATTGTGAATGAAAAACTTGTGATcctgattttacaaagaaaaaattgtgatatgactttttctccatatcgcccacccctacacagaaacataaaacacattaGCGTGCTTTGTCAACTCtgctcagaaaatgtttcagtgctcagatgtattgacCGCGTTGTTTGCTCGCATCTTTGCAACATCCTGTTTcggtcaaaaaccaaaaatgcaaTTTTGGGACATGTTCAGTGGCCGGAATTTCGGTGCAGCACTAATTAtaatgtttgtatttaatgaaaAACTGAATTAATAAGGCAATAAAAAAGTTGTATGGCTTAAACATGCTGTAAGAATGGGTTTTTCACCAGGTTTTTGTATTTATCTCAACAGAACAAGGATGGCTCCTACACTGGCTTCATAAAAGTGCAGTTTAAGTTGGCTCGACCTGTCTCTGTTTCATCTAACAAGAAAGCGAGTCAGGATACTGGATCAAGGAGGGCCACTGGAGTGAAACGCCGCACCTCCTTCTACCTGCCAAAGGACGCATCCAAGCATTTGCACATCAGCTCACGCACCTCATCACGTGAGGTCATCGAGGCTTTGTTGAAGAAGTTCACTGTTGTCGACAATCCAGGAAAATTTGCTCTGTTTGAGCGCAGCGAGCGTCACGACCAAGGTATTAGCCTTATTAAGAtaagtttgtttaaaaaagttttctttttactcagtccattctttttttttcttgctcagTTTATATTCGCAAGCTGTCTGATGATGAGCATCCACTTCGCCTACGTTTGTGTGCTGGGCCCAATGAGAAGGTCCTCAGTTATTTGCTGAAAGAGAACGAAACTGGTGAAGTTAATGTAAGTCATAAACTCACATACAAATTTGCATAACCAGTGAATTATTATAGTAGACAAAATCCAatattttttccctcttttgcTGATTTGCAGTGGCACGCCTTCTCCATGCCTGAGCTGAAGAACTTCCTGCGAATCCTGcagagggaggaagaggagcatGTGAAGCAGATAGTGCAGCGCTACGCTTTGGCCCGCTCTAAAATGCAGGATGCTCTGTCTGGCTCCACCCCGGGTTGAGATGAGCCCATTCCCGGGGGGAGGGTTGGAACATGCTGCACCTTTTGGCTGGACAATCACTCCAAGATGACCAGTCATCGCTGCATCCAAAGATCCCAGAGATTAACGACTCCAAAAGTCTCTTCAGTGAATGAGATAGTGAAAGAGAGCGCAAGACAATGAGTGAGCTAGCGCGAATGTGCGTGTGAGATGATGCGAGAGATGAGAAGTGCCTTACACCTGGAGAGCATGATGTACCTGAGAGAATGAGTTGAGGGGAATGGAGACTGGCAGATTACGCATTTTGTGTGGGACAATCTGATTATCCTGTGTTACAGCTGTGTCATTcaacctagggctgggcgatatggaccaaaacgcatatctcgatattttaaTTTCActcagggttaaatttgatgatgaaaaatgccacacaggcacaattATTAACAGTTGTAGAATATGTtcaacttttggctttttctcctttaaaggacagcatgtgtgagtgagtcctGTTGTGTAGTTTGTTTAGAGGAAGAGGTTAGGactcactcagaaatccattcaactgtGCTTAAAACtagtgttttaaaacaacataagctataaaaaaagaTCTAGATATTTAATAtgggtgatattgtaattttatatatcgccaaaatagaaaacgcgatcttaaatctcgatatatatcgcccagccctaattccacCTATAAAAAGAGAACattttgtaaagtttttttcaggttagttaaaaaaaaattacgaaAGCCGGTCCTTGTGTCCACCACtgagctgtgattggacagataAAGCCCATCAAAGTTACATTCTgttaattattttctaaaaacaaaatcaatatccTCAAATAAGTCACAAATAATTTTGTGCTTCCTCAtcaatttattctgttattataTGACACACATTAGTAGCTGTAAAACATGTGGATTTGAATTCGACCCACATATCTGCCATGTCCTCTACACCCACGAATGGGAGCAACTCTTTTgcgtgtgatttttttttattttttcactgtcAGTGAGTATGACTGATGTATGAAATCGTGAATGTCAGAAGAATGACCAATGCCACTGGTTGAGTCGTTGTGAATGATTATCTATCAGTGTACCTGTGGAAGCTGCCTTTATATTTCACTCCTTTTATATTTCTCTTTTCCTTTGTCctcaaacaaaatgtttttggttTCACTTTACTGTCACTTTTCTTCTTGCACAGCTGTACATGTTGTAGCTGTTTTACAAATGTGCACTGCACTTAGTGAAGAAGGATTTATAGTTATCAACATTCCGTTTTTCTTTTACTTCAGTAGAAGGAGCCGTGAAAAGCTGTCACAAAAACTAGTGTTGATTGAATAAACGATGCACAATGTTAAAAcaacttgtatttttatttggaaGGTTAAGGACCTGCAGAGGCCTTGATGTGGAATGGGGTGAGGGCACATTTTTCTACATGTGAGCCATGAGATTTTGCAAAATGGATATCAGCTTGGCCGGAATGTTCTTCTCATTGTCGACAATCCAGAACAGCATCGATGAGCATCCAGAGGAAAATAATCAATGCATCAAGCTGCAGCGACTTGTAAATTCAGCTAACAACCTCTAATTCATGAAAGCCTCCTGCTAATACCAAATCTGGAGATTAAATTTAGGTTCCTGTTCAACAGAGTGTCTGCATTTGGCTTAgtaatgttttggtttttttgctaCAGCAGTGCAGGAATAACATCTTAATCAACAAGGCAAATCTGTGTATtgattgttaataaatatgataGACAAATGGAAAATGCACCACAAGGTAATCAAACTAGAAAATTATAGAAGTTACATGCACttctgatcattttgacccTGTTGTTGAACAGAGTCAGGAAATGCATCATGTTTACAATAAATTAGGGATTATGCTGGTATCACAGTCTGTTAATTTGGAGATACAGGAACTAAATCATTGCACAGGAATTAttctttcacattttgtgtttataataaagtttaaagtggttatgtaattattttattttaaagaagagTTAAAATTGGTAAActttgttttatgaatctggtAATTATTATGATTAGGTTATTATATGATGAACATTTATTCTTGGTTTCAAAAATTGTAGTAATTCTCTTTGGATTTATAGCAATAAGATTTTTGCTCTGTTGTAAACTGACCAATAGATGGGCATATTTCAGGCGTGCTACCACAAGCATGTGCTATGTCTGAAAACGTAGAAAGCAATATATTGCAAggataaatattgtttaaatttTCGAAATGcacttttaaaattttatttcaaataaaaaacttgGAAGGGCCATTACCAAGCTTTCATTCACTTTCTATTTTCAAAATCTAAATTCCAAATTACTTTGCTTCTATGTGTAGTTTCATTGTGaatattaagcatttattttcttatatGTTTATTGGTATTAATTTTTCTTTAGCAGTTAGAATTTGGCCACTTAATTTTAAACCAGGAAACTCTGCATTTGCTTTATAACGTAGACGCACCTTATGAAAATGCATCtatttaataatgtgttttatttattcatttatttatttatattacgtGGACCCACCTGACTATAGACTCGCGTATTGATGACGTATTTCCGGTCTCCTGCGCCCTCCGGATCAGCTGATCAGCAGCTAGCAGCTAGCCTTCTGCTAAACCAAGCTGCTAACAGGAGCAATGACAAAACACGGCGTATTACCCGCAGAGGATCAGGTAGGGCGTCAATTCAAAACGTTGCAAAGCATGAcactctttgtgtgtgtgtgtttagcagcctttatatttgtgtatttgaatgTGTGTAACTCTACTTGTTCAGGCACAGCTAACCTGCGTCAGTGCTGACAGCTAGCGGGCTAAATTTCCCCTACAAGCATTACTTGTAGATCTGTCTGTATAGAAACAGTCTGGGAAACTGTTCTAAAATCTAATAAAAGCTGGTCTGTCATCCAGCTAGTTATAACTAGTCACCATGGTGACATCTTACAATATCTAGTtcaatggttcccaacctttttttgaattatgaccccatttttcattcatttttcacaaatttctggcgattttaattttttttcctctttctataGAAAAcgtttttaaacacaaaattgttggactgtgtaacaaatacagagtagccaggattagtgccaAGATGAtgccaatttattttattattattttactgtattttttcttcttcctattCCTCTCTAttttctttatactgcattttttaaaaaaaactaaatttatattCGAGGCAATGAAAGTGTAgaacagttgtttaaaattgtgtgtgttagtttgaaaaggaataataattaaaaagatttgaaaatgttaaattggtaattatttttaacacaTTACAGGTGACCCCCAcatggggtcgtgaccccaaggttgaaaaaaccaTAATCTAGTCTGTTGTTTGTgctcatcattttatttttctgtggttttcttAAACATACACAATATTCCATATTACTCCATAAATATGGAATAATTGATAGTTTGAGtgagtaaaaaataaaggaGTAGTAAAgtattttaatagatttttctaacacaaataaaaacatctaataatacatttgtcttATGCTTAATCACTCTTACACAGACACGTACATACAGATAAAACATTAacagagcaacaaaataaatctaaGTACTGCAATATaaatatttgcaaaaataaataaataaaagaaccaCACTCTGTTCACGAATGAAATGATCATCAACTAGACATTTAACCAATCTTtacaatgtctttttttttttttttttttttttaaatatcagccACAAAAGTATATGGCCTCAagtaaatgatcatttttattgATCTACGCTTGGTTATCTCTGCCGCCTTTACACGTGATGTGGCAGATTCAAACCTTTCTCTCTGTATCAAATGATttgaggttttttgtttttttttatatttaatacaagttgttatattattatttaaatgtatgaTAAATTGTTGAAGCTCTGTCTACtgctaaatatatttttgttgttgttgtatgtacACTTTAACTTTTCAGGTCCTAGCTTCAACAACTAACTGAGAGCATCTGGCCTCCAACTAGCCAGACCAAAAACCTCTCGTTTGAGTGTAATTATGCCTTATCTCTGAGGGGAATGGGAGGAAGTGGGTCCAAAGGCAAAGGTGGCTGGCCTTTTTCCAGCAGCGCAGGAGGAAGCGATTCGGGAAGTGATGGGAGCGAGCAAACACTGGCTCGTCTCAAGGGATCAAGAAGTGCTACGCCCTTTGTTTTTACTAGGAGGAGGTAAAATGAACACTATTAAAGTGTTATTTGTAACATTGTTTTGATTATGATAAAATATGATTTGCACTGGGTttaggtatttatttttaaattacaaacgAAATTGAGTCACTGTGTAGCAAAATTGTTTTCTCGTCATGCTGCCAaggatttttaaattttgtcacacttataaaaaaattatcataAAAACCTTCAGGTATTTATTCCTAATATCTAAGTATTGAGCAGGAACACCCAAACCACCATTTGTTTTCATATCGAACCTCAGTTTTTTATACTAAGGCTTGTTGGATTGTGGGGGTTTTCGGGACCATGTTAAACCCAGTGGCAGGTGTGGACTAGAATTTGAACCCCATCTAAACCATCTTATGTTTGAGTGAGGAATTTTAAGAGAAGTAGAGCTGATGTTCCAAATCGATTCAATTTACAAAGATCTGATTGGATTCTGATTCAGGTGCATTTTTAATTAGTTCAggattttcagtcacaggagcAATTTTACTTTAATATGGAATATATTCTCAATGATTTAATGTAAATAGTAGAAGCTAACTTTAATTTGgcacaatattaaaaatatgaatgtttacattaaaaatTGAGCCCATGGTACTGCATTACACACAGTAGAAAAGAcgtaataaatcatttattttatgaatCTATATCAGACCATTcaattgaaaatatatatatttttaacttaGCTCTAGTCAAATGGTTTTGTAAAGAGGTCACCTGCAATAGACCAGTATACACTCCTGATCAAAATGTTAAGAACATATAAAAAATtgcaaacatttacattttgccCTCTTGGATCTTAAGAAGGTTCTAAGTAGAGCttcaaaatgcaaaaagaagaaatggccgtgagacaaaaaaaaatactgattgaaaatgtttttgtaaacaAGAATTAAACTGAAATAGGCTGTTGAGCAGTTAATGAAAAGTTTAAGACCGTAGCTCCAAAAACATCTGAAACCCCCTAAAACAGAACTAAAAGTAGCTCCTTCATTCTTGTTAATCACCTTAAAGATTTTGTCTGGGCATGCTTAATGCTAGTGTTTCGAGGAGGCTAGTGTGAACGTTATTCCTCTGGAAAAAGTCCTTTGTCTGTAAACTTTGATTGTAAACTCCAGCGTTGTTCTGTTGAAAAACCATTCATCACCACACAGACGAGGGTCTCCAGTCATGAGGGATGCCCCCCTGCAACATCTCCACATTGCCAGCCTCCGTTTTACACCCCTGCACAACCTGAAGTTCCATTGAAGGAAAAGGCACCTCAGACCACTATGCGGCTCCCTCCACTGTGCTGCGTAGAAAACGTCTCAGTGAGATCTCCTCATATGTCAGTAATGTTGGAACCAATCAGGACCATCAAGATTAATTTTTTCTCATCAgagaataaaactttttttcacCTTTCAATGTCCCATGTTTGGTTGAACAAGACGAGGCCTTTGGCGAcgttttttgttctttggaCCATCTCTCACAGATGCTGTGGGACGATTATTGAACTGCAGTCGGCACCAATAACTACTTTAATTTTGGTCGAGAATCGTCCCGTGTCTTGATGGACAATCTATCGCATCCTCCGGGTCAGGGCCAGTGAATTTATTTTGGGTCTAACActtgattgattatactttattaatccccaaggtgaaattcagtttcagttacatcccgaccaagaaacatgaaaaggcaatcacatataacatggggggacaggaacgggagaactgtggagcAGCAGGGAGGCGCTCCGTTTCTTAGGTGAGAAATAGTGAACAATGGGTATTAAGAAGAGGCAAAAAAGGACATAACCAAACTAGGCCATTtttgagaggggcggagtttcggatcatgaaaaaactcctcagcaaaaattgcaacaaaaaccaacaaacacaacgtTCTATTCAATGCAACAGCATGTTATCACCAGGGGGATGGGTCTTTAGGGTGGGTAGTTTGCACGTCAGCCACAGGGCGGCGCTGCCTTTACGGCCTCGCCTCCTGCTGCCATCTGCAGGGAAGGAGGAGGGGTTGGGGCCAGAGGAGACAGCGAAAAAACGGGTTGTGTGGgggagtgatcatgtgaccaaatGCCTGTTTTCTGAGACTCTGCTGCAGTCTCTCACAGTTCGTCTCAATGCCGATGACGTGCGACGACGGCGTTGTAGAGATGGCCTCGAGAGTTCGTTAGCCGAGACGAAGATCTCAGGTGTTCATGGGAAAGTGAGGTAAAGGTCAGGGCGTCGAATCAACATACCATCCATgaagagtgtggagaaaaaaaacagaccttgaCAACAGGCTGTTCATCTCAGGGAGCCGAATTGTTTTCAGACGGGCTAGTCACAACATTGACTACCAGCCCTATTGTTCCTGGTCATTCATATCCAATAATATGGCTATTTCCCTTGACACAAACTCTCCACTCCTCCTGGATTCCGTCTGAGAGTTCGGCCCCTTCCATCGATGATTAACGGCTTTATAATaatgctgccaacgtaatctGAATTTTGCGATAATGCAATAAAATTCCAGttccaatcagcagaagacctgttatcataattccaatctggtggacgtcttccacatcctcaggacATACAGGCTCTCCCATTGCCTGTCCTTCTTGTTGAGATATTTGACCAATagcattgagagaccagctgatcaattccatgacTTAGATTTAGGATCGGGATGCAGAtagaggctcctattagattaAGACAAGACAAAGAGCagcaagcagaaaaaaaaggagggaGCAATTGAAATAACTTTTTGTTCCATAACCCCTCAGGATCTTTTCAGAagtttaaaatgactgttttactGCGTCCAACCTCAGCAAGAATGGTGTGTTGCGGGAGGACTTGCTTATGCAGCTCAAAAATACGAGCACGTTCAACAGATTTTTTGCTTTTATCAGAAAATGACATTTAATCCACATTTTGCACGGATTTTGACTTTTGAAGGCTAAGGtctaaaacttttgacagtTTGTTTCAGTTTAATTGTTGCTCAATATTTGTTTTGTCTCATtccaatttcttctttttgcattttgaaGCTCTACTTAAAAATCTTCAAAAGATCCAACAGTACAAAATGTAAATTCTTGCAATTTTTCAACTGTTCTTAAAATTTTGATCAGGAGTGTATTTTCCTTAGCAATGCTATGTGTTTCTGGAAATAATTCAGGGTCCTTTTGAATGACACCCCGAATGGAGTCTTCCAGGGATGGATGAAATCATCACCCTGTTGATATTATTGAACAATATTTTCCATAAAATCTAATATCTTTTGACATTGGTATCAGTTTTCCTACCGATATGTGCTGCTGTTTGAGGGAAAAGTCAATCATTTTCTATGATTAAATTAGTTTActtattttgcacagaaaatATAATACATGGAGTGGGGTATCACAATGATACTACTAGGCATAATGTGTTAGTTCCGTGgagatattttatatatttgaacTTTACTTTGACAGGTTGGTAACTGAGAACTAGTTCTCATTTATAGTGACATATAAGATGACCTAATATTAGGTTGGGTGTGAGGAAGTCAATGTATATATTGGCATCGGTTAAAAATCAGAGATTAACAGTCAGACAATATCAGATATCATAAAAAAGGAGGGTTATATTGTGCATCTCTAGAGTCGACTATTGGGAATACATAACCTTGTTTAATTACACTCGGGTGGTACATCTgtcaaacatttttcaaataattgctcataaaaaaatgtaaacgaTCTGAATGCAGTG is a genomic window containing:
- the LOC114463838 gene encoding ras association domain-containing protein 1-like isoform X4 — encoded protein: MNMNKDGSYTGFIKVQFKLARPVSVSSNKKASQDTGSRRATGVKRRTSFYLPKDASKHLHISSRTSSREVIEALLKKFTVVDNPGKFALFERSERHDQVYIRKLSDDEHPLRLRLCAGPNEKVLSYLLKENETGEVNWHAFSMPELKNFLRILQREEEEHVKQIVQRYALARSKMQDALSGSTPG
- the LOC114463838 gene encoding ras association domain-containing protein 1-like isoform X3; translated protein: MLALNCKFTCHYRCRALIQLDCSWDGGSVGDYTGVVEHTIETDTNVDEQIELGKQELSTAEIQQKVKEYNAQINSNLFMNMNKDGSYTGFIKVQFKLARPVSVSSNKKASQDTGSRRATGVKRRTSFYLPKDASKHLHISSRTSSREVIEALLKKFTVVDNPGKFALFERSERHDQVYIRKLSDDEHPLRLRLCAGPNEKVLSYLLKENETGEVNWHAFSMPELKNFLRILQREEEEHVKQIVQRYALARSKMQDALSGSTPG
- the LOC114463838 gene encoding ras association domain-containing protein 1-like isoform X2; amino-acid sequence: MAEDKTPSFEMTWGSSTSSGYCSDSDSDSEFEQYFTARTSFFPKARKAASGSGSSCGSGSGSGSNTSTGVKKDEQIELGKQELSTAEIQQKVKEYNAQINSNLFMNMNKDGSYTGFIKVQFKLARPVSVSSNKKASQDTGSRRATGVKRRTSFYLPKDASKHLHISSRTSSREVIEALLKKFTVVDNPGKFALFERSERHDQVYIRKLSDDEHPLRLRLCAGPNEKVLSYLLKENETGEVNWHAFSMPELKNFLRILQREEEEHVKQIVQRYALARSKMQDALSGSTPG
- the LOC114463838 gene encoding ras association domain-containing protein 1-like isoform X1 codes for the protein MNPGSESYTMSWGEFIELRDLKAPDQIDLAGLHSPCSPTRLERTNALRISPGKVPDLLSRAGIIRVLSSNQDPHLIEEKGEGHCFQPCSHAQPTWCDLCGDFIWGLYKQSLRCVNCKFTCHYRCRALIQLDCSWDGGSVGDYTGVVEHTIETDTNVDEQIELGKQELSTAEIQQKVKEYNAQINSNLFMNMNKDGSYTGFIKVQFKLARPVSVSSNKKASQDTGSRRATGVKRRTSFYLPKDASKHLHISSRTSSREVIEALLKKFTVVDNPGKFALFERSERHDQVYIRKLSDDEHPLRLRLCAGPNEKVLSYLLKENETGEVNWHAFSMPELKNFLRILQREEEEHVKQIVQRYALARSKMQDALSGSTPG